The Plasmodium sp. gorilla clade G2 genome assembly, chromosome: 6 genome has a segment encoding these proteins:
- a CDS encoding phosphatidylinositol N-acetylglucosaminyltransferase subunit GPI1: protein MSGFNYDIKLNECLSIFFPQNIQIINTDTKYYLYGFSNDNIYIIVHITDKYIENFKLKKKHEKYSEWKYFRIVGELAFIENFKELPKNMCTIENEDNNKVNYLYLIYYNNIPIFKKKSGKEQNISALFILYDVKKYVYNMVNDHVNTLVLEAFRREDIIKKIKEKENNNDTNKESNNDTNKESNNDTNKESNIENDKDEQIKYTDIYDTNSKSDKDIQKNNMKDCDSTNKNSSFFIDPFESDSYEKNNFIDEKCDSQNVDKSKKDKENIYSENITPSNNNNNNYDKKENDCDKHQLDKCNKDKDNKLKLNDKDGFISYNFIEDKLTEPFHMNQIIHLINKKCIFSKCLENYENRYFAMKNEDILKKKKKQKKMSIFSYIISIILFFTYIISLINSCLYYVICRPKLLSEYLFSKKKINTFILIKKKFLFHSEWHHIFRSFMKNKQNPSEYYKYREILLIRIINLIIDIFLGCLIFLLLYFNVINLHYISEKAQIFYGTSTLTSILGTLLQNPLGFKLNNNFTSFIGSILVSILDKWDFFTNTIPVNNSTVLNFVGYTSLLGFSFFLSFVIDYLRFVTAHVTIIYFFLKKICTLFHKNMYSLYLLFNGKKWNILKLRVDTNYYSNEEVLLGTILFTILIFLYPTIFVLVLVFGLIYLIINRIIYLLCVMEKIILYTPFYIFFIQPNCNKYISKGFKFTKYEVGEYELLKTYPNNSYLVLENIHFLFFDKIKLFINIFLYFKDLK from the exons ataaaattaaatgaatgtttaagtatatttttccctcaaaatatacaaataattaaTACAGATACGaagtattatttatatggttTTTCAAAtgataacatatatattattgtccACATTACAGATAAATAT ATAGAAAactttaaattaaaaaagaaacatgAAAAGTATTCAGAATGGAAATATTTCAGAATTGTAGGTGAACTTGCTTTTATTGAAAATTTCAAAGAATTACCTAAAAATATGTGCACTATAGAAAATGAAGACAATAATAAAGTGAATTATCTTTAtctcatttattataataatatacctatatttaaaaaaaaaagtggaaaagaacaaaatataagcgcgttatttattttatatgatgtaaaaaaatatgtgtataatatGGTTAATGATCATGTAAATACATTAGTCCTAGAAGCTTTCAGAAGAGAagacataataaaaaaaataaaagaaaaagaaaataataatgatacaaataaagaaagtaataatgatacaaataaagaaagtaataatgatacaaataaagaaagtaatattgaaaatgataaagatGAACAAATCAAATATAcagatatatatgatacaaATAGTAAGAGTGATAaagatatacaaaaaaataatatgaaagatTGTGATAGTACTAATAAAAATAGTAGTTTTTTTATTGATCCTTTTGAGAGTGATTcatatgaaaagaataattttattgATGAAAAATGTGATTCACAAAATGTtgataaatcaaaaaaagataaagaaaatatatattctgaaAATATTACTCctagtaataataacaataataattatgataaaaaagaaaatgattgTGATAAGCACCAATTAGataaatgtaataaagataaagacaataaattaaaattaaatgataaggatggatttatttcttataattttattgaaGATAAATTAACTGAACCATTTCATATGAAtcaaataattcatttaattaataagaaatgtatattttctaaatgcttagaaaattatgaaaatagaTATTTTGCAATGAAAAATGAagacattttaaaaaaaaaaaagaaacaaaaaaaaatgtctatattttcatatatcatatcaataatattattttttacatatatcatATCACTTATAAATAgttgtttatattatgtaatatgTAGACCAAAATTGTTGAGTGAATAtctattttcaaaaaaaaaaattaatacatttatattaataaaaaaaaaatttttattccATTCTGAATGGCATCATATATTCCGTAGCTTCatgaaaaataaacaaaacccatctgaatattataaatatagagaaattttattaattcgtATTATCAATTTAATAATCGATATTTTCTTGGGATGTCTGATATTTCTTTTACTTTATTTTAATGTAATTAACCTACATTATATATCAGAGAAGGCTCAAATATTTTATGGCACCAGTACCTTAAC gTCTATCTTGGGTACCTTGTTGCAAAATCCGTTAGGTTTTAaactaaataataattttacatCTTTCATTGGTAGCATCCTTGTTTCGATATTGGACAAATG GGATTTTTTCACAAATACCATCCCTGTGAATAATAGTACAGTTTTAAATTTTGTTGGATATACATCATTGTTgggtttttctttttttttgtcttttgTTATTGATTATTTGAGATTCGTAACAGCACAT GTTaccattatttatttttttttgaaaaaaatatgtaccctttttcataaaaatatgtattccTTATACCTACTATTCAA tgGGAAAAAATGGAACATACTAAAACTAAGAGTTGATACAAATTATTACTCAAATGAAGAAGTACTTTTAg GTACCATATTATTTaccattttaatttttttgtaccCTACCATTTTTGTTCTTGTTTTGGTTTTTGGTcttatatatcttataataaata GAATTATATACCTTTTGTGTGTTATggagaaaataattttgtacacccctttctatattttttttattcaaccgaattgtaataaatatattagtaAGGGTTTCAAGTTTACAAAAT atgaAGTTGGG GAATATGAACTGTTAAAAACGTATCCGAATAACAGCTACTTGGTGCTagaaaatattcattttttattttttgataaaataaaattgtttataaatattttcctttattttaAGGACCTCAAGTGA